A genomic window from Desulfobacterales bacterium includes:
- a CDS encoding RluA family pseudouridine synthase: MITDCGAFTIVVDAIDAGKRLDVLIAARLSHHSRSFIAHLIADGRIQVQGRIMKPGYRAKSGDRVEGIIPPPEPPTFSPEPIPIDILFEDEALIVINKQPGLVVHPSPGHGSGTLVNALLYHCPTLGSIGGKIRPGIVHRLDKDTSGVLVVAKNDAAHHDLAGQFKSRKVQKHYLALVHGPVKADSGTMAFSIGRHPVDRKKMSTRSRKARGAETRWKVKERFDGATLLDLDLKTGRTHQIRVHCAAIGHPVVGDAVYGGGRRLELSGKGKSALKAARQMLHAQCLQFTHPADDRPMSFEAPLPADMAELIEALRNQVKQNFT, from the coding sequence ATGATAACCGATTGCGGTGCTTTTACCATTGTTGTCGACGCGATCGATGCCGGTAAGCGCCTGGATGTTCTGATTGCCGCCCGCCTTTCCCATCACTCCCGTTCCTTCATCGCCCATCTGATAGCCGACGGCCGGATACAGGTTCAGGGAAGAATAATGAAACCGGGTTACCGGGCTAAAAGCGGTGATCGGGTTGAAGGCATTATCCCGCCGCCGGAACCGCCGACGTTCAGCCCGGAACCCATTCCCATCGATATCCTCTTTGAAGATGAAGCGCTGATTGTCATCAACAAACAGCCGGGCCTGGTGGTTCACCCCTCGCCGGGACATGGCAGCGGCACCCTGGTCAATGCCCTTTTATATCATTGCCCGACCCTTGGCAGCATCGGCGGAAAAATCCGGCCGGGCATCGTCCATCGGTTGGACAAGGACACTTCCGGCGTCCTGGTGGTTGCCAAGAACGATGCGGCCCATCATGATCTCGCCGGACAATTCAAATCCCGGAAAGTTCAAAAGCATTATCTGGCGCTGGTTCATGGTCCGGTTAAGGCGGACAGTGGAACAATGGCCTTTTCCATCGGCCGGCACCCGGTTGACCGGAAAAAAATGTCCACCCGCAGCCGCAAGGCCCGGGGCGCCGAAACCCGCTGGAAGGTCAAAGAACGCTTTGACGGCGCGACCCTGCTGGACCTTGATTTAAAAACCGGACGCACCCATCAGATCCGGGTTCATTGCGCCGCCATCGGGCACCCGGTTGTCGGCGACGCTGTTTACGGCGGCGGCCGGCGCCTGGAGTTGTCCGGAAAAGGTAAAAGTGCTTTAAAGGCCGCCCGGCAAATGCTGCATGCCCAATGCCTTCAATTTACCCATCCGGCAGATGATAGGCCGATGTCATTTGAGGCCCCGCTGCCGGCCGATATGGCCGAGTTAATTGAGGCTCTCCGGAATCAGGTGAAACAAAATTTTACTTGA
- a CDS encoding response regulator, whose translation MGKTKKETNKSVSSNAGQARSRRILLADDNKAIRNVVSEFLEFIGYEVALAINGIEALAVFLDRTFDLVLTDFEMPAMDGLTLAGHIKERSPRTPVILLTGSDSEAVLEKVKRGSVDSVIFKPFRLEDLQSTVQGALASRERGPGSVGPGEASGRFSEDQKSLSGF comes from the coding sequence ATGGGAAAGACTAAGAAAGAGACGAATAAATCTGTATCCTCAAACGCAGGACAAGCAAGATCCAGACGTATACTGTTGGCTGACGATAACAAGGCTATTCGGAACGTAGTTTCCGAGTTCCTTGAGTTCATAGGATATGAGGTGGCGCTTGCTATCAACGGCATTGAAGCTCTGGCTGTCTTTCTCGATAGAACTTTCGATTTGGTTTTAACCGACTTTGAGATGCCCGCCATGGACGGTTTGACCCTGGCCGGCCACATTAAAGAAAGATCCCCAAGGACCCCGGTCATACTGCTAACGGGCTCTGACAGTGAGGCTGTTCTGGAGAAGGTGAAAAGAGGGTCTGTAGACTCAGTCATATTCAAACCCTTTAGACTGGAAGATCTTCAAAGTACAGTCCAAGGAGCGTTGGCGTCCAGAGAACGAGGACCTGGAAGCGTGGGGCCGGGGGAAGCGTCTGGGCGCTTCTCAGAAGACCAAAAATCGCTTAGTGGCTTTTGA
- a CDS encoding SHOCT domain-containing protein, with the protein MGMKKIIFMFLILAPLSIFACAQGPYDRSMGNWGHMMGYGYGGGFMWLIILVLVGVVIYFWVQVSKSKGSDGSIIETPLDILKKRYAKGEIDKAEFDRKKKDLES; encoded by the coding sequence ATGGGAATGAAAAAAATAATTTTTATGTTTTTGATACTGGCACCGCTCTCAATTTTTGCTTGTGCACAAGGTCCATATGACAGATCCATGGGTAACTGGGGCCATATGATGGGATACGGTTATGGTGGAGGATTTATGTGGCTAATAATTCTGGTCTTAGTCGGTGTTGTTATTTATTTTTGGGTTCAAGTTTCAAAATCAAAAGGCTCCGATGGTTCGATCATAGAAACACCTTTAGATATCTTGAAGAAGCGTTATGCAAAAGGTGAAATCGACAAAGCGGAATTTGACCGGAAGAAAAAGGACTTGGAATCATAA
- a CDS encoding fatty acid desaturase, which produces MVGREANRASSNEERKSPGRLWPDWYPELATFRNSDSRKAFWQLINTLVPYCCLWYLMIRSIQIGYPFTLTLILILPAAAFLVRIFILFHDCVHGSFFKSMSANTFLGYLLGVLVFTSFEDWRFSHLRHHATYANLDARGFGDIWTMTRSEYEDLPKRKQLQYRLYRNPVVLIGLGVIFNFLLGNRLPTRRVKRKERMSVLFTNLLIIAVFLVAARVIGWRIYLLIQLPVLLLAGAAGIWLFYVQHQFEGGYWARKSEWEPLRAAMEGSSFYKLPAVLRWLSSNIGYHHVHHLSPRIPNYHLKKCYDSVPALQARTPLTIVKSLSCFRLKLWDEERQKMVAFP; this is translated from the coding sequence ATGGTTGGTCGTGAAGCGAATAGAGCCAGCAGCAATGAGGAAAGGAAAAGTCCCGGTCGCTTGTGGCCCGATTGGTACCCGGAACTGGCAACTTTCCGGAATTCCGACAGCCGGAAAGCTTTCTGGCAACTGATAAACACGTTAGTCCCTTACTGCTGTCTTTGGTATCTGATGATCCGGTCGATTCAAATTGGTTACCCGTTCACGTTGACGCTGATTCTCATCCTGCCTGCCGCAGCGTTTCTGGTCCGGATATTCATTTTATTCCACGACTGTGTGCATGGTTCGTTCTTTAAATCGATGAGCGCCAACACATTCTTGGGCTACCTTTTAGGGGTGTTGGTGTTCACATCGTTTGAGGACTGGCGCTTCAGCCACCTTCGGCACCATGCGACATACGCAAATCTCGATGCGCGGGGATTTGGCGATATCTGGACCATGACGCGATCGGAGTATGAGGATTTGCCGAAGAGAAAACAGTTGCAATACAGGCTCTACCGCAACCCTGTGGTGCTGATTGGATTGGGCGTAATATTCAATTTTCTGCTCGGCAACCGGCTTCCAACCCGAAGGGTGAAGCGGAAGGAACGTATGAGCGTACTTTTCACCAACCTGCTCATCATTGCCGTGTTTTTGGTTGCCGCCCGGGTTATTGGGTGGCGGATCTACCTCCTGATCCAGTTGCCGGTGCTGTTGCTTGCCGGTGCGGCGGGAATCTGGCTGTTTTACGTGCAGCATCAGTTCGAGGGGGGGTATTGGGCACGAAAAAGCGAGTGGGAGCCTTTGCGCGCAGCCATGGAAGGCAGTTCATTCTACAAGTTGCCGGCTGTTCTGCGGTGGCTTTCAAGTAACATCGGTTATCACCATGTCCACCACCTGAGTCCCAGAATTCCCAATTATCACCTGAAAAAGTGTTACGATTCTGTTCCGGCGCTGCAAGCCAGGACGCCGCTCACAATCGTGAAAAGCCTTTCTTGTTTTCGACTGAAATTATGGGATGAGGAGCGGCAGAAAATGGTCGCTTTTCCTTGA
- a CDS encoding CarD family transcriptional regulator yields the protein MAGKVTQPKVLNSKQKAKVFQTGDLAVYPAHGVGRIESIESRVVNGEKHNFYIMKVLENGMVIMIPTSNVESVGLRDVIGKKEVSKVYEVMKKREDGTGENQTWNRRYREYMDKIKTGSPYEVAEVFRDLYLLKLTKDLSFGERKLYDTAQGLLVRELSTAKNTDEDTILTEINSLFASDK from the coding sequence ATGGCTGGAAAAGTGACACAACCGAAAGTTTTAAATTCAAAGCAGAAAGCCAAAGTGTTTCAAACCGGTGATCTCGCTGTTTATCCGGCACATGGCGTCGGCCGCATTGAATCGATTGAAAGCAGGGTTGTCAACGGCGAAAAACACAATTTCTATATCATGAAGGTTCTTGAAAACGGCATGGTTATTATGATTCCCACCAGCAACGTGGAATCGGTGGGCCTCCGGGACGTTATCGGCAAGAAAGAAGTCAGTAAAGTTTACGAAGTAATGAAAAAGAGAGAAGACGGAACCGGTGAGAACCAGACTTGGAACCGCAGGTACAGAGAGTACATGGACAAAATCAAAACCGGTTCACCCTATGAAGTCGCCGAAGTCTTCAGGGATCTTTATCTGCTGAAGCTGACAAAAGACCTTTCTTTCGGCGAGCGCAAACTCTACGACACCGCCCAGGGCCTGCTGGTCAGGGAACTGTCCACCGCCAAAAATACGGACGAGGATACCATTCTTACTGAAATCAACTCATTATTTGCCTCCGACAAATAA
- a CDS encoding 50S ribosomal protein L25, which produces MELIDLNTNIRTSRGNSAARVLRSKGQVPAVLYGPGTEPVLLSVSTLALEQVLKKSTAGEVLVNLTIQDGDTANRTAMIREMQTHPVSRKFLHVDFYEIAMDRKLRVGVPILTKGKSKGVELGGILQIVRREIELLCLPLEIPDSIVLDITDLDIGDAIHVQDIPLKEGLELPDDVNFTILTVASPMKEEEPEEEVEEGVELEGEEAEKEESESEDADKE; this is translated from the coding sequence TTGGAACTAATTGATCTTAATACAAATATCAGAACAAGTCGGGGAAATAGCGCCGCAAGGGTTTTGCGGAGCAAGGGACAAGTCCCAGCGGTATTATACGGTCCGGGAACAGAACCGGTACTGCTGTCCGTGAGCACCCTCGCGCTGGAGCAGGTGTTGAAAAAAAGTACGGCCGGTGAGGTGTTGGTGAATTTGACGATCCAGGATGGTGATACCGCCAACCGTACCGCCATGATCCGTGAAATGCAGACCCATCCGGTTTCTCGGAAATTTCTGCATGTGGATTTTTATGAAATCGCCATGGATCGCAAGCTCAGGGTGGGTGTGCCCATCTTAACCAAAGGAAAGTCAAAAGGGGTCGAATTGGGCGGCATTCTGCAGATTGTCCGGCGTGAAATCGAACTGCTCTGCCTGCCCCTTGAGATACCGGATTCAATCGTACTGGATATTACCGACCTGGATATCGGTGATGCCATCCATGTTCAGGATATTCCCTTAAAAGAGGGTCTGGAGCTGCCGGATGATGTCAATTTTACGATATTGACCGTTGCCAGCCCGATGAAAGAAGAGGAACCGGAAGAAGAAGTTGAAGAAGGCGTTGAGCTTGAAGGCGAAGAAGCCGAGAAAGAAGAGTCTGAATCGGAAGATGCGGATAAGGAATAG
- a CDS encoding radical SAM protein, which produces MINRKRFRFRIFIPVFPNFNIYTSLASHTTSIGPIYVATNASKLDNWDVEIIDENNCHGRFYPRDKNNLLDHRQLQKERPADAVGFYASISSTAPRIYELAAFYKSAGVKTVAGGKHVEALIEEALDHDIDVVVLREGEITIKELLSAWEKNQDLSDIQGIAFLKDGSVYKTPERALIQDFDILPLPDFNLMRYAKIKLYPITRTRGCNSNCEFCAVKDKARCSSPENMMNQIRHLVETHGAREFFEASDHFAANRQEAIEFCNLLKEYQQKYKIKLKITVQTRITDAKYPDLLEAMKKANIHNVCIGYESPIDEELIAMRKGYLSKDLINWTNTFHEHGFFIHGMFIFGYPRKSDVSHKVIPLSEKAKYFKDFIKKARIDTLQVLLTIPLPGTDLRERLIQENRIFTIDRVGWEYYDGQYPLFMPDDGLEPEEIQQIVGDLMYRFYNFSNFWKILKNILINFPAIVFTSAFTIVVGRVKYITLAFNIWHRRYFRNYMLRFGGYFIVKNWFKTFRKDAFLDKLKIAKKELDVKNETKIY; this is translated from the coding sequence ATGATAAATAGAAAAAGGTTTCGTTTCAGAATATTTATTCCTGTCTTTCCAAATTTCAACATCTATACCTCTTTGGCAAGCCACACAACTTCTATTGGACCAATCTATGTGGCAACAAATGCAAGCAAGCTGGATAACTGGGATGTTGAAATCATCGATGAGAATAATTGTCACGGCAGGTTCTACCCTAGGGATAAAAATAATTTGCTGGATCATAGGCAACTACAAAAAGAAAGACCCGCTGACGCAGTTGGTTTTTATGCTTCAATATCATCGACTGCCCCAAGGATTTATGAACTTGCAGCATTCTATAAAAGCGCCGGTGTAAAAACCGTCGCCGGCGGCAAACATGTTGAAGCATTAATTGAAGAGGCTTTAGATCATGATATTGATGTGGTCGTGTTGCGGGAGGGTGAAATAACGATTAAAGAACTGCTCTCAGCATGGGAAAAGAACCAGGATCTGTCCGACATTCAGGGCATTGCATTCTTAAAAGACGGAAGCGTCTATAAAACACCAGAAAGAGCATTGATACAAGACTTTGATATCCTTCCATTACCTGATTTTAATTTGATGCGATATGCTAAAATAAAACTATATCCAATTACGCGAACAAGGGGCTGTAATTCCAACTGTGAATTTTGCGCGGTTAAAGATAAAGCCAGATGTAGTTCTCCGGAAAATATGATGAACCAGATTCGGCATCTTGTCGAAACTCATGGGGCTCGCGAATTTTTTGAAGCAAGCGACCATTTTGCGGCAAATCGACAAGAAGCTATCGAATTTTGCAACCTACTGAAGGAATACCAGCAAAAATACAAAATAAAACTTAAAATAACGGTTCAAACAAGAATAACCGATGCAAAATATCCGGACTTATTGGAGGCGATGAAAAAAGCCAATATTCATAACGTCTGTATTGGGTATGAATCCCCTATTGACGAAGAATTAATTGCCATGAGAAAAGGATACTTGTCAAAAGATCTCATAAATTGGACAAACACATTTCATGAACATGGCTTTTTTATCCATGGCATGTTCATTTTTGGCTATCCCAGAAAATCTGATGTTTCACACAAAGTTATTCCGTTAAGCGAAAAAGCAAAATATTTCAAAGATTTTATCAAAAAAGCAAGGATTGATACGCTCCAGGTGTTGCTGACAATACCCTTGCCCGGCACAGATTTAAGGGAACGACTGATTCAAGAAAATCGTATATTTACGATTGATCGGGTGGGTTGGGAATATTATGACGGACAATACCCCCTTTTTATGCCTGACGATGGTTTGGAACCGGAAGAAATACAGCAGATTGTTGGAGATTTGATGTATAGATTTTATAATTTCAGCAATTTTTGGAAAATCTTAAAAAACATATTAATTAATTTCCCGGCGATTGTGTTTACGTCTGCATTTACAATCGTTGTCGGTAGAGTGAAATATATCACGCTGGCTTTTAATATATGGCACAGAAGATACTTTAGAAATTACATGTTGAGATTTGGCGGCTATTTTATCGTAAAAAACTGGTTTAAAACATTTAGGAAAGACGCATTTTTAGACAAACTTAAAATCGCAAAAAAGGAATTAGATGTTAAAAATGAAACAAAAATTTATTGA
- the ptsP gene encoding phosphoenolpyruvate--protein phosphotransferase, producing MNTESRKDKMFTLIGKGVSPGLAKGRAFVYIDVLQRDSELYIIDRAQIGEEKARIDKAINDVRQSLAIDAKQIERKVGKHSADIFLAQKAILLDSSVVMELKKTLEEKLINAEQVVRTVFRLLARRFRDMNSEILRERGDDIDDLSRRLLLSLAGIHAHSLENLPANTVLVARRLLPSDTVFLSRSSTVAVLAEFAGHAAHAALLARELDIPCVGGIPELLETVHTGDVVLLNGAEGTAVINPDAHALQRYEISLDEVRKRKETMAQVSPFGSTVTLDGIEVSVMANVRSREDVALAMEGSADGIGLFRTEPFFLSAKHFPSDKEFAEFLLDSLYPARGMHIDVRLLDIGADKNPIYLHLPPEPDPFLGRRGVRVLREYPDLLEALLRAMLEVSQQFGIGILIPMVTTESDVVQVAERFHQLAAEMGICDLPRIGAMIETPAAALSIPSLKKHVDFLSIGSNDLTQYTMAAGRENPLVTEYFIDDHPTILRLIEMVVREAGDTPVSLCGELAGRIDVLPRLLKTGIRSLSVAAALVPEVKNAIRNSST from the coding sequence ATGAATACTGAGTCGAGAAAAGACAAGATGTTTACGCTGATTGGGAAAGGAGTCTCACCGGGACTGGCTAAAGGGAGGGCATTCGTCTATATAGACGTGCTTCAGCGAGACTCAGAACTCTATATAATAGACCGCGCCCAGATCGGTGAAGAGAAGGCCAGAATTGATAAGGCAATCAACGATGTACGGCAGAGCCTGGCTATTGATGCGAAGCAGATTGAGCGTAAGGTGGGCAAGCATTCGGCAGACATATTCCTCGCACAAAAGGCTATCCTGCTTGATTCCTCTGTTGTCATGGAATTAAAAAAAACATTGGAAGAGAAGCTAATCAATGCCGAGCAGGTGGTCAGAACGGTGTTCAGGCTCTTGGCCCGCAGATTCAGAGACATGAACAGTGAAATTCTACGGGAGCGAGGAGACGACATAGACGATTTGTCCCGAAGATTATTGTTGTCATTGGCCGGAATTCACGCACACAGCCTCGAGAACCTGCCTGCGAACACGGTGCTCGTCGCGCGTCGGTTGCTCCCTTCGGACACGGTGTTTCTCTCGCGTTCGTCCACTGTCGCTGTTCTTGCAGAGTTTGCCGGCCATGCAGCGCATGCGGCCCTTCTCGCTCGGGAACTCGACATCCCCTGTGTGGGCGGGATTCCCGAATTATTAGAAACTGTCCACACGGGAGACGTTGTGCTTTTGAATGGGGCCGAGGGAACGGCGGTGATCAACCCGGACGCACACGCCCTGCAAAGATACGAAATATCTCTTGACGAAGTGCGAAAACGCAAGGAAACGATGGCACAGGTCAGCCCCTTCGGAAGCACTGTTACCTTGGACGGTATTGAGGTCTCTGTCATGGCCAACGTCCGCAGCCGCGAAGATGTGGCGCTTGCGATGGAAGGCAGCGCTGACGGGATCGGATTGTTTCGTACAGAGCCTTTCTTTCTGTCAGCCAAGCACTTTCCCTCAGACAAAGAATTTGCTGAGTTTCTTCTTGACAGCCTCTACCCGGCACGAGGAATGCATATCGACGTTCGTCTTCTCGACATTGGCGCCGACAAGAATCCGATCTATCTCCATCTGCCACCGGAACCCGATCCCTTTCTGGGACGGCGTGGCGTGCGCGTGCTGCGTGAGTATCCCGACCTGTTGGAGGCGCTGCTGCGGGCTATGCTGGAAGTGTCTCAGCAATTTGGCATTGGGATTCTGATACCGATGGTAACCACGGAGAGCGATGTGGTTCAGGTCGCGGAGCGGTTTCATCAGTTGGCCGCTGAAATGGGCATTTGCGATTTGCCACGTATCGGTGCGATGATCGAGACCCCGGCAGCGGCATTGTCAATCCCTTCCCTGAAGAAACATGTGGACTTTTTAAGCATCGGCTCTAATGACCTTACGCAATACACCATGGCCGCCGGGCGAGAGAACCCCCTGGTCACCGAGTATTTCATTGACGACCACCCGACTATCCTGCGGCTCATCGAGATGGTGGTCAGGGAAGCCGGTGACACTCCCGTGTCGCTTTGTGGGGAGCTTGCGGGCCGTATCGATGTTCTCCCCAGGTTGCTGAAAACCGGGATCAGGTCTTTGAGCGTGGCCGCTGCATTGGTTCCGGAAGTGAAAAATGCCATAAGGAATTCAAGCACTTGA
- a CDS encoding ribose-phosphate pyrophosphokinase — MGEFSVFTGNSNPAFAKKICEYLNIEIGGAKVKRFSDGEVQIEIDENVRSKDVFVVQATCAPVNDNLVELLLMIDAFKRSSASRITAVIPYYGYSRQDKKVAPRVPISAKLVADLLTVAGAERIITMDLHAGQIQGFFNIPVDNLFAAPVLINYIKNNFHQDLVIVSPDAGGVERARAFAKRLNAGLAIIDKRRDAPNKAKAMAVIGDVAGKTVVILDDMVDTAGTLTQAAGALAEKGADEVHACCAHPVLSGPAVDRITASELKSIVVADTIPLGKAAADCAKIKVLSVTELFGEAIIRCYRGDSVTSLFV, encoded by the coding sequence ATGGGAGAATTTTCTGTTTTTACGGGCAACTCCAATCCGGCCTTTGCAAAGAAAATTTGTGAATATCTCAATATTGAGATCGGCGGCGCCAAGGTAAAAAGATTCAGCGACGGCGAGGTCCAAATAGAAATTGATGAAAATGTCCGGTCCAAGGATGTTTTTGTTGTCCAGGCGACCTGTGCACCGGTGAACGATAATCTGGTCGAACTGCTGCTGATGATCGACGCCTTTAAGCGTTCTTCGGCAAGCCGGATAACAGCCGTGATTCCCTACTATGGCTATTCCCGGCAGGACAAGAAGGTTGCCCCGCGGGTTCCCATCAGCGCAAAACTGGTTGCAGACCTGTTGACGGTTGCCGGCGCCGAACGAATTATCACCATGGATCTGCACGCCGGACAGATACAGGGCTTTTTTAATATTCCGGTGGACAACCTGTTTGCGGCCCCGGTTCTGATAAATTATATCAAGAACAACTTTCATCAGGACCTGGTGATTGTGTCGCCGGATGCCGGCGGGGTTGAACGGGCCCGGGCGTTTGCCAAACGTCTGAATGCGGGGCTTGCCATCATCGACAAACGCAGAGACGCCCCCAATAAGGCAAAAGCCATGGCGGTTATCGGGGATGTGGCCGGAAAAACCGTCGTCATTCTCGATGATATGGTGGACACGGCCGGCACCCTGACACAGGCTGCCGGCGCTCTTGCGGAAAAGGGCGCGGACGAAGTTCACGCCTGCTGCGCGCACCCTGTTCTGTCGGGACCGGCTGTTGATCGGATTACCGCATCAGAATTAAAAAGCATTGTCGTTGCGGACACGATTCCATTGGGGAAGGCAGCCGCCGACTGCGCTAAAATAAAAGTACTATCGGTTACGGAATTGTTTGGAGAGGCGATTATCCGCTGCTATCGGGGGGATTCGGTAACGTCTCTTTTCGTTTGA
- a CDS encoding sigma 54-interacting transcriptional regulator: MKQKFIEVFDSILGSIREPLVVLDPDLKVVKANQSFYRTFNVKPDETEGTLIYDLGNRQWNIPKLRELLEDILPENTVFHDFEVEHNFEAIGRKIMHLNAKRIYRKTNQTQLILLAIEDVTEREDYKRDLEVLVKNRTAELVVAREAAEKDKQTAETALSEIKKLKDQLEAERAYLQEEIKLEYNHENIIGQSDGLEYVLYKVEQIAASNTIVLILGETGTGKELVARAIHGLSQRKNRALVKVNCATLPANLIESELFGHEKGAFTGSHSRHLGRFEVADGATLFLDEIGELPLELQPKLLRVIQDGEFERLGSSRTIKVDARIIAATNRNLEAEVRKGRFRDDLWYRLNIFPITMPPLRDRMDDLPLLVDFYVKKISKRMGKAIGIIPTSVMNALQNYHWPGNVRELENVLERAVINSSGPKLRLVDELKKPFKDLSASQKTLEAVEREYIIRVLEQTQWKVSGKDSATEILGLNRSTLRARMRKYNIRKP; encoded by the coding sequence ATGAAACAAAAATTTATTGAAGTTTTTGACAGCATCCTGGGTTCGATTCGTGAACCTTTAGTGGTTCTCGATCCTGATTTGAAAGTTGTAAAGGCTAATCAGTCCTTTTACCGGACGTTCAACGTCAAACCGGATGAGACCGAGGGAACATTAATATATGATCTTGGCAACCGGCAATGGAACATCCCAAAGCTGAGAGAATTGCTTGAAGATATCCTTCCTGAAAATACCGTATTCCATGACTTTGAAGTGGAACATAACTTTGAGGCAATCGGCCGAAAGATAATGCATTTAAACGCCAAGCGGATTTACAGAAAAACGAACCAGACCCAACTGATCCTTTTGGCCATTGAGGATGTGACGGAACGGGAAGATTATAAAAGAGATCTCGAGGTTCTTGTTAAAAATCGAACGGCCGAACTTGTCGTCGCAAGGGAAGCAGCGGAAAAAGACAAACAAACAGCTGAGACCGCCCTTTCAGAAATAAAAAAATTAAAAGATCAGCTGGAGGCGGAAAGGGCCTATCTGCAGGAAGAAATCAAACTGGAATACAACCATGAGAACATTATCGGTCAAAGCGACGGGCTCGAATACGTGCTTTACAAAGTTGAACAGATTGCCGCCAGCAATACCATCGTATTGATTCTTGGTGAAACCGGAACCGGCAAGGAGTTGGTCGCCCGGGCCATTCACGGGTTGAGCCAGCGCAAAAATCGGGCGCTGGTAAAAGTAAATTGCGCCACACTACCCGCAAACCTGATCGAAAGCGAATTGTTCGGTCATGAGAAGGGTGCTTTCACCGGTTCGCATTCCAGGCACTTGGGGCGATTCGAAGTCGCCGACGGCGCCACCCTTTTTCTGGATGAAATCGGCGAATTACCGCTGGAACTGCAACCCAAGCTGCTCAGGGTGATCCAGGATGGTGAGTTTGAACGGTTGGGCAGCTCCCGCACCATCAAGGTCGATGCACGGATTATTGCCGCCACCAATCGCAATCTGGAAGCGGAAGTCCGCAAGGGCCGTTTCCGTGACGATCTGTGGTACCGGTTAAATATTTTCCCGATTACCATGCCGCCGCTCCGGGATCGCATGGATGACCTGCCGCTGCTTGTGGATTTTTATGTCAAAAAGATTTCCAAGCGAATGGGTAAGGCCATTGGAATCATCCCGACAAGCGTCATGAATGCCTTACAAAATTATCACTGGCCTGGAAATGTCAGGGAGCTTGAAAATGTCCTTGAACGTGCGGTGATCAACTCGTCGGGTCCCAAGCTGCGGCTGGTTGATGAACTCAAAAAGCCGTTCAAGGATTTAAGTGCCAGCCAAAAAACTTTAGAAGCGGTTGAGCGCGAATATATTATTCGGGTGCTTGAGCAGACCCAGTGGAAAGTCAGCGGAAAAGACAGTGCAACCGAAATCCTCGGGCTAAACCGCAGCACCCTGCGCGCCCGCATGCGTAAATATAATATCCGAAAACCATAA
- the pth gene encoding aminoacyl-tRNA hydrolase produces the protein MPSKEIRLVVGLGNPGDAYHETRHNAGFLVLDKLAESFSIPLDRKKFDVVMGRGLIGTREVILAKPQAYMNRSGPPVLKLANYFKILCEEMLIVHDDIDLSFGRIKIKENGGHGGHNGLRSLIDAFGGGDFGRIRVGIGRSEAFTVTDHVLGKFNAAENSVLDQIIGKARDAIVTIFDKGIKEGMNTFNNRTVIT, from the coding sequence ATGCCTTCGAAAGAAATTCGTCTGGTTGTGGGCTTGGGGAACCCGGGTGACGCCTACCATGAAACCCGTCATAATGCCGGATTTTTGGTTTTGGACAAGCTTGCCGAATCGTTCTCTATTCCCCTGGATAGAAAAAAGTTTGATGTGGTTATGGGGCGCGGATTGATTGGAACCCGTGAGGTGATTTTGGCAAAACCCCAAGCCTACATGAACCGCAGCGGCCCCCCTGTTTTAAAGCTTGCCAACTATTTTAAAATATTATGTGAGGAAATGTTGATCGTTCATGACGACATTGACCTCTCTTTTGGCAGAATAAAAATTAAAGAAAACGGCGGCCATGGCGGACACAATGGTTTAAGATCCCTGATCGATGCGTTTGGCGGGGGGGATTTTGGGCGGATCAGGGTCGGCATCGGGCGTTCCGAAGCATTTACCGTTACGGATCACGTTCTGGGGAAGTTTAATGCTGCGGAAAATAGCGTCCTTGACCAGATCATCGGCAAGGCCCGGGATGCAATTGTCACTATCTTCGATAAAGGCATTAAGGAAGGGATGAACACGTTTAATAACAGGACAGTTATTACCTGA